One genomic segment of Gemmatimonadota bacterium includes these proteins:
- a CDS encoding PQQ-binding-like beta-propeller repeat protein, with translation MPLQRALLAAVLLSASARPASAQATAMFRGDAAHGGRYADPGAAAYGGLRWRFQTDGPVRSSPAVTTTTVYIGSNDGHLYALDRQSGTLRWKSPALGQLSSSPAVAGGVVVITTPTDTRAFNARNGAQRWRVAHGPALPFPWGHESGDRYVGSPVISNDVVVVGGGDGVVRALTLTTGAVRWSTPLNTRLRSTPAIADGRVVVGGVDGSLYALALTTGATLWRFRTVGDTLHSENFGFDRRTIQSSPAIQDGLVIVGARDGFGYAVSLRDGVERWRVDHKVSWINASAALADGMAIWGSSDGHFMQAVELSTGKERWRAPSENIVWGSAAVAGGMVFVGEGSGLLHALDLKSGAERWRWRAGGGLFSSPVVADSTLYLGSDDGGVYAVALTAGPPLQRAVFWDSSLVASTFFRGHEPVRHWLRDHGYAMLDANGLTRWLDGQATGAPSVIVFAMDALPSGAAPALRRYLDQGGKVVWLGVPPTLWPRGADGGLELKDVDRESATRLLGVGFEQGNFDPHGATSTAAGLRWGLTRWHVSNWGADPKTVTDVLAMDDEGLAASWVRRFSGRPGSGFVRLFGVDWGGVSGVAPSALAVQVAAEYFPR, from the coding sequence ATGCCACTCCAGCGGGCCCTCCTCGCCGCCGTCCTGCTCTCCGCCTCTGCCCGCCCTGCCTCCGCGCAAGCCACCGCGATGTTCCGCGGCGACGCCGCGCACGGTGGCCGCTACGCCGACCCGGGCGCCGCGGCCTACGGTGGCCTCCGCTGGCGCTTCCAGACCGACGGCCCCGTCCGCTCCTCGCCAGCCGTCACCACAACCACCGTCTACATCGGCAGCAACGACGGCCACCTCTATGCCCTCGACCGGCAAAGCGGCACCCTGCGCTGGAAGTCCCCGGCGCTCGGCCAGCTCTCGTCCTCGCCGGCCGTGGCCGGAGGCGTCGTCGTCATCACCACACCGACCGACACGCGCGCCTTCAATGCGCGCAATGGCGCACAGCGCTGGCGCGTTGCGCACGGGCCCGCCCTGCCGTTCCCCTGGGGCCACGAGAGCGGCGACCGCTACGTCGGCTCGCCGGTCATCAGCAATGACGTGGTGGTGGTCGGCGGCGGCGACGGCGTTGTCCGCGCCCTGACGCTCACCACCGGTGCCGTGCGCTGGAGCACGCCGCTCAACACGCGCCTCCGCTCCACGCCGGCGATCGCCGATGGCCGCGTCGTGGTCGGCGGTGTCGACGGTTCGCTCTACGCGCTCGCGCTCACAACGGGTGCGACACTCTGGCGCTTCCGCACCGTCGGCGACACGCTCCACTCCGAGAACTTCGGCTTCGATCGGCGCACCATCCAATCGTCGCCCGCCATCCAGGACGGGCTCGTGATCGTCGGTGCGCGCGACGGCTTCGGCTACGCCGTCTCGTTGCGCGATGGCGTCGAACGATGGCGCGTCGACCACAAGGTTTCCTGGATCAACGCCTCCGCAGCGCTCGCCGACGGGATGGCGATCTGGGGCTCCTCCGATGGCCACTTCATGCAGGCTGTTGAGCTCTCGACGGGCAAGGAGCGGTGGCGCGCACCGAGCGAGAACATCGTCTGGGGATCGGCAGCGGTGGCGGGCGGGATGGTCTTCGTCGGCGAGGGCTCGGGGCTGCTCCACGCGCTCGACCTGAAGAGCGGCGCCGAACGCTGGCGCTGGCGTGCCGGGGGCGGGCTCTTCTCGTCGCCCGTCGTTGCCGACAGCACGCTCTACCTCGGCAGCGACGACGGCGGTGTCTACGCCGTGGCGCTCACGGCGGGGCCGCCGCTGCAGCGCGCCGTCTTCTGGGATTCGTCACTGGTGGCGTCGACCTTTTTCCGTGGACACGAGCCGGTGCGCCACTGGCTGCGCGACCACGGCTACGCGATGCTCGACGCCAACGGCCTGACACGGTGGCTTGACGGCCAAGCGACGGGCGCGCCAAGCGTGATCGTCTTCGCGATGGATGCGCTGCCCTCGGGTGCCGCCCCCGCGCTGCGTCGCTACCTCGACCAGGGCGGCAAGGTGGTCTGGCTTGGCGTGCCGCCGACACTGTGGCCACGTGGCGCCGATGGCGGACTCGAGCTCAAGGACGTGGATCGCGAGTCGGCCACGCGCTTGCTCGGCGTCGGTTTCGAGCAGGGGAACTTCGATCCCCACGGTGCCACCAGCACGGCCGCTGGCCTGCGCTGGGGGCTCACGCGCTGGCACGTCAGCAACTGGGGCGCCGACCCGAAGACCGTCACCGACGTGCTCGCGATGGATGACGAGGGATTGGCCGCGTCGTGGGTGCGTCGATTCAGTGGACGCCCCGGGAGCGGTTTCGTGCGGTTGTTCGGCGTGGATTGGGGCGGCGTGAGCGGGGTGGCGCCGAGCGCGCTAGCGGTGCAAGTGGCGGCGGAATACTTCCCCCGCTGA
- a CDS encoding DUF2384 domain-containing protein encodes MTAAVAPTVEQVGALLGLRPRPHSVAELDRVVRAGLPYASMRRVEKHFGLLLQPQVRRFIGSRSTLERREVAGRLSRAESERLARLAGLSGLAEFVWGSAALAKQFLATPHPQLEARTPLEAAESEIGARQVERLLWSIEHGLPA; translated from the coding sequence ATGACCGCTGCCGTTGCCCCGACCGTCGAGCAGGTCGGCGCCCTGCTCGGCCTCAGGCCCCGACCCCACAGCGTGGCGGAGCTCGACCGCGTGGTGCGCGCCGGGCTGCCGTATGCCAGCATGCGGCGGGTGGAGAAGCACTTCGGCCTGCTGCTCCAGCCGCAGGTGCGCCGCTTCATCGGCTCGCGCAGCACGCTGGAGCGGCGTGAGGTCGCTGGGCGGCTCTCGCGCGCCGAGAGCGAGCGGCTGGCGCGGTTGGCGGGGTTGTCGGGGTTGGCGGAGTTCGTCTGGGGGTCGGCCGCGCTCGCCAAGCAGTTCCTTGCGACGCCGCACCCCCAGTTGGAAGCGCGGACGCCGTTGGAGGCCGCGGAGTCGGAGATCGGGGCGCGTCAGGTGGAGCGACTGCTCTGGTCGATCGAGCACGGCCTTCCGGCCTGA
- a CDS encoding RES domain-containing protein — MPLAYRICSARYPVLDGTGAAMGGARWNSPGRPVIYTSEHYATTILEQLVHVGRLLVPPGHHGAVIEIPDDLSIATFVPAEHPGWDAPDSTVAVAVGDAWLRGGATPLLRVPSIPGQPVEWNLLINPMHAAFARIRAGAAFSVRWDGRLFGMAVG, encoded by the coding sequence ATGCCCCTGGCGTACCGCATCTGCTCCGCGCGCTACCCCGTCCTCGACGGTACCGGCGCGGCGATGGGTGGCGCCCGCTGGAACTCCCCCGGGCGGCCGGTCATCTACACCTCCGAGCACTACGCCACCACCATCCTCGAGCAGCTGGTGCACGTCGGGCGATTGCTCGTCCCCCCTGGGCACCACGGCGCCGTGATCGAGATCCCCGACGACCTCTCCATTGCGACGTTCGTTCCCGCCGAGCATCCGGGCTGGGATGCGCCGGACTCGACCGTTGCGGTTGCGGTGGGGGATGCCTGGCTGCGGGGCGGGGCCACGCCGCTGCTGCGGGTGCCGTCGATCCCTGGGCAACCGGTCGAGTGGAACCTCCTGATCAATCCGATGCATGCCGCGTTCGCGCGCATCCGGGCCGGGGCGGCGTTCTCGGTGCGGTGGGATGGGAGACTGTTTGGGATGGCGGTGGGCTAG
- a CDS encoding energy transducer TonB, producing MFGTLIESQPATERSLGQTLFSLTVHGALLVGAVHATQGAAAEVRARLVDSTAVYIRPIDPAEVVHAAPAAPSSSAVPAGPTFETVTAPIDIPIGIPPVDLGESFDPSRFTGTGTEGPAKPLIGSGATGDPGAIGSGQFSPLEVDVPVHYLGGGEPVYPPALRKSGVAGEVTLQFVVNADGKVEPESVRVIGSTLYGFEAAAREAILRARFEPATIRGKAVRQLVQQRVRFEVR from the coding sequence ATGTTCGGCACGCTGATCGAATCGCAGCCCGCCACCGAGCGTTCGCTCGGTCAGACCCTCTTCTCGCTCACCGTCCACGGCGCGCTGCTCGTCGGCGCGGTCCATGCCACGCAGGGTGCGGCCGCCGAGGTACGGGCGCGTCTGGTCGACAGCACGGCGGTGTACATCCGCCCGATCGATCCCGCCGAGGTGGTGCATGCGGCACCCGCGGCGCCATCGTCGAGCGCGGTGCCGGCGGGCCCGACCTTCGAGACGGTCACGGCACCCATCGACATCCCGATCGGGATCCCGCCGGTCGACCTGGGCGAGTCGTTCGACCCTTCGCGGTTCACTGGCACTGGCACCGAGGGTCCGGCGAAGCCTTTGATCGGCAGTGGGGCCACTGGCGACCCGGGGGCGATCGGCTCGGGCCAGTTCTCGCCGCTCGAGGTCGACGTCCCGGTGCACTACCTCGGCGGGGGCGAGCCGGTCTATCCGCCCGCGCTGCGGAAGTCGGGCGTCGCCGGCGAGGTGACGCTGCAGTTCGTGGTGAACGCCGATGGGAAGGTCGAGCCGGAGTCGGTGCGGGTGATCGGCAGCACGCTCTACGGCTTCGAGGCCGCCGCACGCGAGGCGATCCTGCGCGCGCGCTTCGAGCCCGCGACGATCCGCGGGAAAGCGGTGCGGCAGCTGGTGCAGCAGCGGGTCAGGTTTGAGGTGCGGTAG
- a CDS encoding peptidylprolyl isomerase has product MRPQLPLVAALLTAPVLLAAQAARPDTAALQRLLVAEDHRGTGADGIAPLLTALEGRDTLLRRVAARGLGRFQRPEFGKRLAALLADPVPAVRREAATGLAQSLKRVPRRPLAADTTDISVRGARLALGAALAKEQDPTVIDALAAAIGRLPYGDSSEARAAEAAIVARINRTATRQMMQGLFKLAQGRRVVGPMAMPTIFAIRRAAVGSPDPTARRLSYTTLILAQGLDSVIVATGLVDADEQVRRIALSGVTALPEGRRAEAIDAGTKDKSPIVRVGAIVAARLATRPANCTPILGLVDDRNLLVALTAIDSLTSPCADRAAVVPVLLHALTTPIATTTPDHRWHKAAHALMTLARVDSATARPHLDRFVGSTIWGERLAATAAAATMRDVALLRRLAGDRDHNVQEAAITALARSSGHAADSLFIAALASPGYQVVLAAATALNGSKDARVVPAAIAALDRISFEKRETSRDPRIALLARIGELGTIDNSRAILRYAADFDSTVAVSAATILSRWQGRTIAPATKPLPIRTEPLAKLLLQGEARLIVTMAPSSGGGSFTIRLFAGEAPATTARLLRLAREGFYNGHVFQRVEANFVTQGGGGDASEYVGDGPFMRDELALRSQFRGTIGISARGRDTGDAQLYLNLADNPILDHEYTTAGDVIAGLDVAEGILAGDVIARVEVDELGAPMRGLSPPDEDDDEDDRVQDATMAMPQRAAGVEQTAHGSGPAARMIASFDGLGIGFSGPTGTATLRNPSDNSLGVGPDHIVQIVNSRMAVFTKAGAKYPETGRVLYGPVETRTVWRGFGGLCEQRNSGDAVVRYDQLADRWLVISPIFSRGPRRPDDEAPPAPGVAKRSVIGRPGQPGKAEALFSPPPPTPAPVATPGAARPVAPRDSGAYAMCYAVSTSNDPMGSYYRYEFVRPLFPDYPRPAVWPDGYYLPSSTGDDVIEKHTCVADRARMLRGEPATEQCVVVPGVNFLNNVDLDGKQLPPAGAPNLVLAAGGTQLKGVLQDDGIYAWQFHVDWDDPSKTRLDGPTKIAVAPYAYLCGGQLTNCVPQPGVDRRLDAQGDKLMARVVYRRIGNVESVVATHSINTAAGAGGVRWYEFRLGKDRAPALYQQGTFAPDATYRWLPSPAIDKFGNIGIGYSAGSATQFPEQRFAGRRRSDPLGVLTLREATMVRGEGSQTNTLRWEDYSQTAVDPVDDCTIWYVGDYYRPGATSYSSRIGAFRMPGCR; this is encoded by the coding sequence ATGCGTCCCCAGCTCCCCCTCGTCGCCGCGCTGCTGACCGCCCCCGTCCTCCTCGCGGCCCAGGCGGCCCGCCCCGACACCGCCGCGCTGCAGCGGCTGCTCGTCGCCGAGGACCACCGCGGCACCGGTGCCGACGGCATCGCACCGCTGCTCACCGCGCTCGAGGGGCGCGACACGCTGCTCCGTCGGGTCGCCGCCCGCGGACTCGGTCGCTTCCAGCGCCCCGAGTTCGGCAAGCGCCTCGCCGCGCTGCTCGCCGACCCGGTCCCGGCCGTCCGTCGCGAGGCGGCCACCGGGCTGGCCCAGAGCCTCAAGCGCGTCCCTCGCCGGCCGCTCGCCGCCGACACCACCGACATCTCGGTGCGAGGCGCCCGGCTGGCGTTGGGCGCGGCACTGGCAAAGGAGCAGGACCCGACCGTCATCGATGCACTGGCCGCCGCCATCGGTCGCCTCCCGTACGGCGACTCGAGTGAGGCGCGCGCCGCCGAGGCGGCGATCGTGGCACGCATCAACCGCACGGCGACGCGGCAGATGATGCAGGGGCTCTTCAAGCTGGCGCAGGGGCGGCGCGTGGTGGGGCCGATGGCGATGCCGACGATCTTCGCGATCCGTCGCGCCGCCGTGGGCTCACCCGATCCGACCGCGCGGCGCCTGAGTTACACGACGCTGATCCTGGCGCAGGGCCTCGACTCGGTGATCGTGGCCACCGGCCTCGTGGACGCCGACGAACAGGTGCGCCGCATCGCCCTCTCGGGCGTCACCGCGCTTCCCGAGGGGCGCCGCGCCGAGGCGATTGACGCCGGCACCAAGGACAAGTCGCCGATTGTCCGGGTCGGCGCGATCGTCGCCGCGCGGCTTGCGACCCGGCCTGCCAACTGCACCCCGATCCTCGGCCTCGTGGATGATCGCAACCTCCTGGTGGCGCTCACCGCGATCGACTCGCTCACATCGCCGTGCGCCGACCGCGCCGCCGTCGTCCCGGTGCTGCTCCACGCGCTCACCACGCCGATCGCCACCACCACCCCCGACCACCGCTGGCACAAGGCGGCCCACGCGCTGATGACGCTCGCGCGCGTCGACAGCGCCACCGCACGGCCCCACCTCGACCGCTTCGTCGGCAGCACCATCTGGGGTGAGCGACTCGCGGCGACGGCCGCCGCCGCCACGATGCGGGACGTGGCGCTCCTGCGCCGGCTCGCCGGCGACCGCGACCACAACGTGCAGGAAGCTGCGATCACCGCGTTGGCGCGGAGCAGCGGCCACGCCGCCGACTCGCTCTTCATCGCCGCGCTCGCCTCGCCGGGCTATCAAGTCGTGCTCGCCGCGGCGACGGCATTGAACGGCTCGAAGGACGCGCGCGTCGTCCCCGCCGCGATCGCCGCGCTCGACCGCATCTCGTTCGAGAAGCGCGAGACCTCCCGTGACCCCCGCATCGCACTGCTCGCCCGTATCGGTGAACTGGGCACGATCGACAATTCTCGCGCGATCCTCCGCTACGCCGCCGACTTCGACAGCACCGTCGCGGTCTCGGCCGCGACGATCCTCTCGCGCTGGCAGGGGCGGACCATCGCCCCGGCCACGAAGCCGCTCCCGATCCGTACCGAGCCGCTCGCGAAACTGCTGCTGCAGGGCGAGGCGCGGCTGATCGTGACGATGGCGCCGTCGAGCGGCGGCGGCTCGTTCACGATCCGCCTCTTTGCGGGCGAGGCCCCGGCCACCACGGCACGGCTCCTCCGGCTGGCGCGCGAGGGCTTCTACAACGGCCACGTCTTCCAGCGCGTCGAGGCCAACTTCGTCACCCAGGGTGGCGGTGGCGACGCCTCGGAATACGTCGGCGACGGCCCCTTCATGCGCGACGAGCTCGCGCTGCGTTCCCAGTTCCGCGGCACCATCGGCATCTCGGCACGCGGCCGCGACACCGGCGACGCACAACTCTACCTGAACCTCGCCGACAACCCGATCCTCGACCACGAATACACCACGGCGGGCGACGTCATCGCGGGACTCGACGTCGCCGAGGGGATCCTCGCGGGGGATGTGATCGCACGGGTGGAGGTCGACGAACTCGGTGCCCCGATGCGCGGCCTCTCGCCGCCTGATGAGGATGACGATGAGGACGACCGCGTGCAGGACGCGACGATGGCGATGCCGCAACGCGCGGCCGGCGTCGAGCAGACGGCGCACGGCAGCGGCCCTGCGGCGCGGATGATCGCTTCCTTCGACGGCCTCGGCATCGGCTTCAGCGGACCCACGGGCACCGCCACGCTGCGCAACCCGTCCGACAATTCGCTCGGTGTGGGTCCTGACCACATCGTGCAGATCGTGAATTCGCGGATGGCCGTCTTCACGAAGGCGGGCGCGAAGTATCCGGAGACGGGGCGCGTCCTCTATGGCCCGGTCGAGACGCGCACCGTGTGGCGCGGCTTCGGCGGGCTCTGCGAGCAGCGCAACAGCGGCGACGCGGTGGTCCGCTACGACCAGCTGGCGGACCGGTGGCTGGTGATCTCCCCGATCTTCTCGCGCGGGCCGCGGCGGCCCGATGATGAGGCACCACCGGCGCCGGGCGTCGCGAAGCGGAGCGTGATCGGCCGCCCGGGGCAGCCCGGGAAGGCGGAGGCGCTCTTCTCACCGCCCCCGCCGACTCCGGCTCCGGTGGCGACTCCCGGTGCGGCGCGCCCGGTGGCACCGCGTGACAGCGGCGCCTATGCGATGTGCTACGCGGTGAGCACCAGCAACGATCCGATGGGCTCCTACTATCGCTACGAGTTCGTGCGGCCGCTCTTCCCCGACTATCCGCGCCCGGCGGTCTGGCCTGACGGCTACTACCTGCCGAGCTCCACGGGCGATGACGTGATCGAGAAGCACACGTGTGTTGCTGATCGGGCGCGGATGCTGCGCGGCGAGCCAGCGACGGAGCAGTGCGTCGTCGTGCCTGGAGTGAACTTCCTCAACAACGTCGACCTCGACGGCAAGCAACTGCCGCCAGCGGGAGCACCGAACCTGGTGCTCGCCGCGGGCGGGACGCAGCTCAAGGGGGTCCTGCAGGACGACGGCATCTACGCCTGGCAGTTCCATGTCGATTGGGACGACCCGAGCAAGACGCGGCTCGACGGCCCGACGAAGATCGCAGTCGCGCCCTACGCCTATCTGTGCGGGGGGCAGCTCACCAACTGCGTGCCGCAGCCGGGCGTCGATCGGCGGCTCGACGCGCAGGGCGACAAGCTGATGGCGCGCGTGGTCTATCGGCGGATCGGCAACGTGGAGTCCGTCGTCGCCACGCACTCGATCAACACCGCGGCCGGGGCGGGTGGCGTCCGCTGGTATGAATTCCGGCTGGGTAAGGACCGCGCGCCCGCGCTCTATCAGCAGGGGACCTTCGCGCCCGACGCGACCTACCGCTGGCTGCCGTCACCCGCGATCGACAAGTTCGGCAACATCGGCATCGGCTACTCGGCGGGCAGCGCCACGCAGTTCCCCGAGCAGCGCTTCGCCGGCCGCCGCCGCTCCGACCCGCTCGGCGTCCTCACCCTCCGCGAAGCCACGATGGTCCGCGGCGAGGGATCGCAGACCAACACGCTCCGCTGGGAGGACTACTCCCAGACCGCCGTCGACCCGGTCGACGACTGCACCATCTGGTATGTCGGTGACTACTACCGGCCCGGTGCCACGAGCTACTCGAGCAGGATCGGGGCGTTTCGGATGCCGGGCTGCCGATAA
- the arfB gene encoding aminoacyl-tRNA hydrolase: protein MADGEPLLVSPALAIPREELLFRASRSGGPGGQHVNTSSTRIEVVWNVLESPTLTDHQREALLRRLATRLDSTGQIRVVSQAGRSQLQNRETALERLAELVAAALIEPKKRKATKPTKASKARRVDDKKKRGALKKERRARDHE, encoded by the coding sequence ATGGCCGACGGCGAACCCCTCCTGGTCTCCCCCGCCCTCGCGATTCCCCGCGAGGAGCTGCTCTTCCGCGCCTCGCGGAGCGGCGGCCCCGGCGGGCAACACGTCAATACCTCCTCGACGCGGATCGAGGTGGTGTGGAACGTGTTGGAATCGCCCACCCTGACCGACCATCAGCGGGAGGCGCTGCTCCGGCGTCTCGCCACCCGCCTCGATTCCACCGGACAGATCCGCGTCGTCTCCCAGGCGGGTCGCTCCCAACTCCAGAACCGCGAGACCGCCCTCGAGCGACTCGCCGAGCTGGTCGCGGCCGCCCTCATCGAGCCGAAGAAGCGCAAGGCGACCAAGCCCACCAAGGCCTCGAAGGCGCGGCGCGTCGACGACAAGAAGAAGCGCGGCGCCCTCAAGAAGGAACGCCGCGCTCGCGACCACGAGTAG
- a CDS encoding sigma-54-dependent Fis family transcriptional regulator has translation MNGRILVVDDERSIRDILAQVLGYEGYEVATASSGGEALSSYRTRAADLVILDVKMQGIDGLDTLAQLRQQDPEARVVMISGHATIATAVQAVKQGAFDFLEKPLDADRLLVTVQRAMEHRQLVGENARLREGLARATDARFAMVGASEGLGRIRELAARVAPTNARVLITGENGSGKELVARAIHDGSARAKGPFVEVNCAAIPSELVESELFGHTKGAFTGAVGEQRGKFEAANGGTLFLDEIGDLALSAQAKILRALQEGVIVRVGDSKAIPVDVRVIAATNRDLDGEIREGRFREDLYHRLNVMPIQVPPLRQRTEDIPALVSHFVAVLGGGPGMAPKPFTGGALRRLQRRRWPGNVRELRNAVERLLILATGAEVTEDDIDLVLPVESAIDPTRLAAEAADKSFGEFRDAAERAFLEARLQEHYWNVAETARALGMPRSNLYTKIEKYGLQRERQ, from the coding sequence ATGAACGGTCGGATCCTGGTGGTGGATGACGAGCGGTCGATTCGCGACATCCTCGCGCAGGTGCTCGGCTATGAGGGCTACGAGGTGGCGACTGCCTCGTCGGGTGGCGAGGCGCTCAGCAGCTATCGCACCCGTGCCGCCGACCTGGTGATTCTCGATGTGAAGATGCAGGGGATCGACGGGCTCGACACCCTCGCGCAGCTGCGCCAGCAGGATCCCGAGGCACGGGTGGTGATGATCTCCGGCCACGCCACGATCGCGACGGCGGTGCAGGCGGTGAAGCAGGGGGCGTTCGACTTCCTTGAGAAGCCGCTCGATGCGGACCGACTCTTGGTGACGGTGCAACGCGCGATGGAACATCGGCAGCTCGTCGGCGAGAATGCCCGGCTGCGCGAGGGACTCGCGCGGGCGACCGATGCCCGGTTCGCGATGGTCGGCGCCAGCGAAGGGCTGGGGCGGATCCGCGAGCTGGCCGCGCGCGTGGCGCCCACCAACGCCCGCGTGCTGATCACCGGCGAGAACGGCAGCGGCAAGGAGCTGGTGGCTCGCGCCATCCACGACGGCTCGGCGCGCGCCAAGGGGCCCTTCGTCGAGGTGAACTGCGCGGCGATTCCCAGCGAGTTGGTCGAGAGTGAATTGTTCGGCCACACCAAGGGGGCGTTCACCGGCGCGGTCGGCGAACAGCGCGGCAAGTTCGAGGCAGCCAACGGTGGCACGCTCTTCCTCGACGAAATCGGCGACCTCGCCCTCTCGGCGCAGGCGAAGATTCTCCGCGCGTTGCAGGAAGGGGTGATCGTCCGCGTCGGCGATTCGAAGGCGATTCCGGTGGATGTCCGCGTGATCGCGGCGACCAATCGCGACCTCGACGGCGAGATCCGCGAGGGCCGCTTTCGCGAGGACCTCTATCACCGCCTCAACGTGATGCCGATCCAGGTTCCGCCGCTGCGGCAACGGACCGAGGACATCCCCGCGCTGGTGTCCCACTTCGTGGCGGTGCTCGGCGGCGGACCAGGGATGGCGCCGAAGCCGTTCACCGGTGGGGCGCTGCGTCGGCTGCAGCGTCGGCGGTGGCCGGGGAATGTCCGGGAACTGCGCAATGCGGTCGAGCGACTGTTGATTCTCGCCACGGGGGCGGAGGTGACCGAGGACGACATCGACCTGGTCCTGCCGGTGGAGTCGGCGATTGACCCGACGCGACTGGCGGCGGAGGCGGCCGACAAGAGCTTCGGCGAATTCCGCGACGCCGCCGAGCGGGCCTTCCTCGAGGCCCGGCTGCAGGAGCACTATTGGAATGTCGCCGAGACGGCGCGCGCGCTGGGGATGCCGCGCTCCAATCTCTACACCAAGATCGAGAAATACGGCCTGCAGCGGGAGCGCCAATGA
- a CDS encoding aldehyde dehydrogenase family protein: MAKTFKNFIAGKWVAPTTGRYITNRNPADTTDVIGRFPDSGPADIAAAVASAKLGFEQWSRTPAPLRGDVLRRLGDILTDRKDELADAMTREMGKVLAETGGDVQEGIDTAYYAATEGRRLFGHTVPSELRHKWAMSVRRPIGVAGLITPFNFPMAIPTWKMFPALLCGNSVILKASEDVPHSSHLLVEALLEAGLPPQVIQLVHGGGAAGAALVEHPDVPVISFTGSTDTGSKIGEICGRMHKRLSLEMGGKNAQIVMDDADLDLALEGVLWGAFGTTGQRCTATSRLIIHRKVHDRFVARLVEAAEKLVLGDGRHAKSQVGPLIHEAAREKVERYVEIGKAQGAELACGGARPRSPRLANGYFYKPTVFTNVKAGSRLAMEEIFGPVLSVIKVGSYEEAVKVNNEVKYGLSSSIYTRDVNRAFRALEDLQNGITYVNAPTIGAEAHLPFGGVKQTGNGHREGGWEVFEFYSETKVCYVDFSGTLQRAQMDTYE, translated from the coding sequence ATGGCCAAGACTTTCAAGAACTTCATCGCCGGCAAGTGGGTCGCACCGACCACCGGGCGCTACATCACCAATCGCAATCCGGCAGACACGACCGACGTCATCGGACGCTTTCCCGATTCCGGTCCGGCCGACATCGCCGCCGCCGTCGCTTCGGCGAAGCTCGGCTTCGAGCAGTGGTCGCGCACGCCGGCGCCGCTCCGGGGCGATGTCCTCCGCCGCCTCGGCGACATCCTCACGGACCGGAAGGATGAGCTGGCCGACGCGATGACGCGCGAGATGGGGAAGGTCCTCGCCGAGACCGGCGGGGACGTGCAGGAAGGCATCGACACCGCGTACTACGCCGCCACCGAAGGGCGTCGCCTCTTCGGGCACACGGTGCCGTCGGAGCTGCGCCACAAGTGGGCGATGAGCGTGCGTCGGCCGATCGGCGTTGCAGGGCTGATCACGCCGTTCAACTTCCCGATGGCGATCCCGACGTGGAAGATGTTCCCCGCGCTCCTCTGCGGAAACAGCGTGATCCTCAAGGCCTCCGAAGACGTGCCGCACTCGTCGCACCTGCTGGTCGAGGCGCTGCTCGAGGCGGGACTCCCACCGCAGGTGATCCAGCTGGTGCACGGTGGTGGGGCGGCCGGTGCGGCGCTGGTCGAGCACCCGGACGTGCCGGTGATCTCGTTCACCGGGTCGACCGACACCGGCTCGAAGATCGGCGAGATCTGCGGCCGGATGCACAAGCGGCTCTCGCTCGAGATGGGGGGCAAGAACGCCCAGATCGTGATGGACGACGCCGACCTCGATCTGGCGCTTGAAGGCGTGCTCTGGGGCGCCTTCGGGACCACCGGGCAGCGTTGCACGGCCACGTCGCGGCTGATCATTCACCGCAAGGTCCACGATCGCTTCGTGGCGCGCCTGGTGGAGGCCGCCGAGAAGCTGGTCCTGGGCGACGGCCGCCACGCCAAGAGCCAGGTCGGGCCGCTCATCCACGAGGCGGCGCGCGAGAAGGTCGAGCGCTATGTCGAGATCGGCAAGGCGCAGGGGGCCGAACTGGCCTGCGGTGGGGCCCGTCCGCGGTCGCCGCGCCTCGCCAACGGCTACTTCTACAAGCCGACGGTCTTCACCAACGTCAAGGCGGGTTCGCGCCTGGCGATGGAAGAGATCTTCGGGCCGGTGCTGAGCGTGATCAAGGTCGGTTCGTACGAGGAAGCAGTGAAGGTGAACAACGAGGTGAAGTACGGCCTCTCGTCGTCGATCTACACCCGCGACGTCAACCGCGCCTTCCGCGCCCTCGAGGACCTGCAGAACGGGATCACCTACGTCAACGCGCCGACGATCGGCGCCGAGGCGCACCTCCCGTTCGGCGGCGTGAAGCAGACCGGCAACGGCCACCGCGAGGGGGGCTGGGAAGTGTTCGAGTTCTACTCCGAAACGAAGGTCTGCTACGTCGACTTTTCGGGGACGTTGCAGCGGGCGCAGATGGATACCTACGAGTAA